Proteins encoded in a region of the Pontibacillus halophilus JSM 076056 = DSM 19796 genome:
- a CDS encoding flagellar hook capping FlgD N-terminal domain-containing protein, which translates to MTTIDPSLLLTSQTSTKSVSSNMASGLDKDEFLNLLLTELKNQDPTSPMDTNKFVDQMATFSQLEQSMNMASSIERLVQSQSYQSVAQYSSMLGNTVQYNERDGEGNTTVASGIVQAVSKKEDQIYFELENGAKIVSEEVVRLSGESE; encoded by the coding sequence TTGACTACTATTGACCCAAGTTTACTGTTAACGAGTCAAACGTCTACGAAATCCGTAAGTTCCAATATGGCCAGTGGTCTAGATAAAGATGAATTTCTCAACCTCTTATTAACAGAGCTTAAGAATCAAGACCCAACTAGTCCTATGGATACCAATAAGTTCGTCGACCAGATGGCTACATTTTCTCAGCTTGAGCAGTCCATGAACATGGCATCTTCAATTGAGCGGTTAGTGCAGTCACAATCCTATCAATCGGTAGCGCAGTATAGTTCTATGTTAGGTAACACCGTTCAATATAATGAACGTGATGGCGAAGGAAATACAACGGTTGCTTCAGGAATCGTTCAAGCCGTTTCAAAGAAAGAAGACCAAATCTATTTCGAACTAGAGAATGGTGCGAAGATTGTGAGTGAAGAGGTTGTACGCCTGAGCGGTGAATCGGAATAA
- a CDS encoding TIGR02530 family flagellar biosynthesis protein, producing MDRLHPLHQQSMQYHSVRNQPRTTEKNTFKEVLAQTEDLQFSKHAQTRMKQRGIALSLEQVNLLNEKMVEAKSKGVTESLVLTKDAALIVNTHKRTVITAMSRGEADAHIFTNINGTILLNK from the coding sequence GTGGATCGCTTACATCCGTTGCATCAGCAATCGATGCAATACCATTCAGTCCGAAATCAACCGAGAACGACCGAAAAGAACACATTCAAAGAGGTATTGGCACAAACAGAAGACCTTCAGTTTTCTAAGCATGCTCAGACGAGGATGAAGCAAAGAGGCATTGCACTGTCGCTTGAACAGGTCAATCTATTAAATGAAAAGATGGTAGAAGCGAAATCAAAAGGGGTTACGGAATCTCTCGTGCTTACAAAAGACGCTGCCTTAATCGTCAACACCCATAAACGTACAGTCATTACTGCCATGTCACGTGGGGAAGCCGACGCTCACATCTTCACAAATATTAACGGAACGATCTTATTAAACAAATAG
- the flgG gene encoding flagellar basal body rod protein FlgG, giving the protein MLRSLYSGISGMGGFKTQLDTIGNNIANVNTTGYKKARTSFEDMFSQTMSAANSAANGLGGTNPVQVGLGSSVGSIDTINTQGSFQTTGRTLDLALDGDGMFKLAEWNGAAVNPTYTRAGNFYLDEDGYMVNGNGKYVIGDNGRIEIPTTTQSFSIGNDGTITIVDQDGNATSNQQIQVSNFANEAGLNKVGGNEYAVSNNSGVENLNAPGTNGNGSIVSGALEMSNVDLAEELTSMITAQRGFQANTRIITTSDEILQELVNLKR; this is encoded by the coding sequence ATGTTACGTTCTCTATACTCTGGTATTTCTGGTATGGGCGGATTCAAGACGCAACTCGACACGATTGGTAACAATATCGCCAACGTGAATACGACTGGCTATAAAAAAGCACGTACATCATTTGAAGATATGTTTAGCCAGACAATGAGCGCGGCAAACTCTGCAGCGAATGGTCTTGGTGGGACGAACCCAGTCCAAGTAGGCTTAGGAAGTTCTGTTGGGTCAATTGATACCATTAACACGCAAGGTTCTTTCCAGACGACTGGCCGTACGTTGGATTTGGCGTTAGATGGTGATGGGATGTTTAAGTTAGCTGAGTGGAATGGTGCTGCAGTTAATCCAACTTATACTCGTGCTGGGAACTTTTATCTGGACGAGGATGGCTATATGGTGAACGGAAACGGTAAGTATGTAATTGGGGATAATGGTCGGATTGAAATCCCAACAACTACTCAAAGTTTCAGCATAGGCAATGACGGCACGATTACCATTGTAGACCAAGATGGTAATGCTACTTCAAATCAACAGATCCAAGTTTCTAACTTCGCAAATGAAGCAGGCTTAAATAAGGTTGGCGGAAACGAATACGCCGTATCCAACAACTCCGGTGTTGAGAATCTAAATGCCCCAGGCACGAACGGCAACGGCTCCATTGTTTCCGGCGCACTTGAAATGTCGAACGTAGACCTAGCCGAAGAACTGACAAGCATGATTACAGCACAACGTGGGTTCCAAGCTAACACAAGAATCATTACAACTTCAGATGAAATCCTCCAAGAGCTTGTAAACTTGAAACGATAA
- a CDS encoding flagellar FlbD family protein, whose protein sequence is MISLTRLNGQSVTVNAIYIEMVESLPDTTITLSNGRKYFVTETEDEVTRLVKQFYRQVGLVGVRADVEGSS, encoded by the coding sequence ATGATTTCTTTAACACGATTAAACGGCCAATCCGTTACGGTCAATGCCATCTACATAGAAATGGTTGAATCCTTACCTGATACAACAATCACCCTATCGAATGGGCGAAAGTATTTTGTAACGGAAACAGAGGATGAGGTTACAAGACTCGTTAAACAGTTCTATCGTCAAGTAGGACTTGTTGGTGTACGAGCAGATGTGGAGGGTTCTTCTTGA
- the fliL gene encoding flagellar basal body-associated protein FliL, translating to MSGNVMKTMIIALVGITVVGVVALIFVLNMDRDQAAGEGRSIDEVVEASFETEELTTDLKDDRFVRVQFQIVTDNKAAKEELQKREFQLQNILIKELSKMDVKEFKTGISNLESMIKSKLNELMDEGKVTDVYTITKVLQ from the coding sequence TTGAGTGGAAATGTAATGAAAACAATGATTATCGCACTGGTCGGCATCACAGTTGTCGGGGTGGTAGCACTTATATTCGTATTAAATATGGACCGAGACCAAGCAGCTGGTGAGGGGCGCTCCATTGATGAAGTCGTTGAGGCTTCTTTCGAAACGGAAGAACTAACAACAGACTTGAAGGATGATCGCTTTGTGAGAGTTCAATTTCAAATTGTAACAGACAACAAAGCGGCTAAAGAAGAATTGCAAAAGAGAGAGTTCCAGCTACAGAACATTCTAATTAAAGAATTATCCAAAATGGATGTAAAAGAATTTAAGACTGGAATTTCTAACCTTGAATCTATGATAAAATCAAAGCTTAATGAATTGATGGACGAAGGTAAGGTTACGGATGTGTATACCATTACAAAGGTATTGCAATAA
- the fliM gene encoding flagellar motor switch protein FliM translates to MAEEVLSQNEIDALLSALSTGEMDADDLKREEKEKKVRSYDFKRALRFSKDQIRSLSRIHENFARLLTTYFSAQLRTYIQISVASVDQIPYEEFIRSIPKMTILNVYSVEPLEGRLIMEINPNIAYAMLDRTLGGRGDSVNKVENLTEIETKLMSQLFEKAVDNLQEAWSSVVDIEPELEEFEVNPQFLQMVSPNETVVVISLNVTIGETSGMINICIPHVVLEPMIPKLSVHYWMQSEKTERKPEEYEALSKNIKRAELDMKAILGESSISIEEFLRLGEGDVIHLNQSIQEPMTLTVDDEPKFMVQPGKMKKKVAVQILEEYQGGDDYDE, encoded by the coding sequence ATGGCAGAAGAAGTTCTTTCCCAGAATGAAATCGATGCCTTGCTCTCTGCTTTATCTACCGGAGAGATGGACGCTGATGATTTAAAGAGAGAAGAGAAAGAGAAAAAGGTTCGCTCTTACGACTTTAAGCGTGCACTCCGATTTTCCAAAGATCAAATTCGAAGCCTTTCAAGAATTCATGAGAATTTCGCGCGCTTGTTAACGACGTATTTCTCAGCTCAATTACGTACATACATTCAAATTTCGGTCGCTTCGGTGGATCAGATTCCTTATGAAGAATTTATCCGTTCTATACCGAAGATGACAATCTTAAACGTGTATTCCGTGGAGCCATTAGAAGGTCGCTTGATCATGGAGATTAATCCGAATATTGCCTATGCAATGTTAGATCGTACATTGGGTGGACGTGGCGATAGTGTGAATAAAGTAGAGAACTTAACTGAAATAGAAACAAAACTCATGTCTCAGCTCTTTGAGAAGGCTGTTGACAATTTGCAAGAAGCATGGAGCTCAGTCGTTGACATTGAACCTGAGCTAGAAGAATTTGAAGTAAATCCGCAATTTCTGCAAATGGTATCGCCGAACGAGACAGTCGTCGTCATTTCATTAAATGTCACGATCGGAGAGACGAGTGGAATGATTAACATTTGCATTCCTCACGTCGTATTGGAACCGATGATTCCGAAACTGTCGGTTCATTACTGGATGCAATCAGAGAAAACAGAACGGAAACCAGAAGAGTATGAAGCACTATCAAAGAACATCAAACGAGCTGAGCTAGATATGAAGGCCATCCTTGGTGAATCTAGTATTTCCATTGAGGAATTTCTCCGTTTAGGCGAAGGAGATGTCATCCATCTTAATCAGAGCATCCAAGAGCCTATGACCTTGACAGTCGATGATGAACCTAAATTTATGGTACAGCCAGGTAAAATGAAGAAGAAGGTTGCTGTGCAAATACTTGAAGAATACCAAGGGGGGGACGACTATGATGAGTGA
- the fliY gene encoding flagellar motor switch phosphatase FliY has protein sequence MMSDDMLSQEEIDALLNGTADLGNDKEEEPGASTSSELPVGDYFNSLEQDALGEIGNISFGSSATALSNLLNQKVDITTPRTSAIERSRIAEEFPQPHVAVQVNYTEGFSGANLFVIKQQDAAIIADLMLGGDGLNPAEELNEIHLSAVQEAMNQMMGSAATSMSTVFTKKVDISPPEITLLDVEGGEGTEQIPKDDVLAKVSFQLKVGELIDSNIMQLLPVHFAKDLVNQLLNPEDQDDADLINEFTSGGTTGALAKEPATPTAPSHSNPAPPESSAPHTYEAQQSQQPQQPTNQAPREPQQLGGMQPTQEVHPAEFSSFEPMQTLQQSEQKNLDMLLDIPLKVTVELGRTKRTIKEILELSQGSVVELDKLAGEPVDIQINNKPIAKGEVVVIDENFGVRVTDILSQSERLKKLQY, from the coding sequence ATGATGAGTGACGATATGTTATCCCAAGAAGAAATTGATGCGCTACTTAACGGCACGGCAGATTTAGGGAATGACAAAGAAGAGGAACCAGGTGCATCCACAAGCAGTGAGTTGCCAGTTGGAGATTATTTCAATTCACTCGAACAAGATGCGTTAGGTGAGATTGGAAATATCTCATTTGGAAGCTCTGCGACCGCACTATCAAACTTATTGAATCAGAAAGTGGATATCACAACACCTAGAACGTCTGCGATAGAGCGTTCAAGGATTGCAGAAGAATTCCCGCAGCCACACGTCGCAGTTCAAGTGAACTATACAGAAGGTTTCTCTGGAGCAAACTTATTTGTAATCAAACAACAGGACGCTGCCATCATTGCTGATTTAATGCTCGGTGGGGATGGTTTGAACCCGGCTGAGGAATTAAATGAGATACACCTTAGCGCCGTACAGGAAGCCATGAACCAAATGATGGGCTCTGCTGCGACGAGTATGTCGACTGTCTTCACGAAGAAAGTGGATATTTCTCCGCCAGAGATCACATTGCTTGATGTAGAAGGGGGAGAAGGTACAGAACAAATTCCTAAGGATGATGTTCTTGCGAAGGTTTCCTTCCAACTAAAGGTGGGAGAGTTAATTGATTCAAATATCATGCAGCTTCTGCCTGTTCACTTCGCAAAGGATCTTGTAAATCAACTGTTAAATCCAGAAGACCAAGACGATGCAGATTTAATCAATGAATTTACAAGCGGCGGTACGACCGGAGCTCTTGCGAAAGAACCTGCAACACCAACAGCCCCGTCACATAGTAATCCGGCTCCACCAGAGTCAAGTGCACCTCATACATATGAAGCGCAACAGTCGCAACAACCGCAACAACCAACGAACCAAGCTCCGCGTGAGCCGCAACAACTAGGTGGCATGCAGCCAACACAAGAGGTCCATCCAGCAGAGTTCTCAAGTTTCGAACCTATGCAAACACTTCAGCAATCTGAACAAAAAAACCTAGACATGCTACTTGATATACCGCTCAAGGTAACTGTTGAATTAGGTCGCACAAAGAGAACCATCAAAGAAATCTTAGAACTATCTCAAGGTTCTGTAGTTGAACTTGATAAATTAGCAGGTGAGCCTGTTGATATTCAAATTAATAATAAGCCCATTGCAAAAGGGGAAGTTGTCGTTATTGATGAGAACTTCGGTGTACGCGTTACAGATATTCTAAGTCAATCAGAACGCTTGAAAAAATTACAATACTAG
- a CDS encoding response regulator has product MASKILIVDDAAFMRMMVKDILTKNGFEVVGEAQDGAQAVEKYKELTPDLVTMDITMPEMDGIAALKEIKAMNPDAKIIMCSAMGQQAMVIDAIQAGAKDFIVKPFQADRVIEAITKALS; this is encoded by the coding sequence ATGGCAAGCAAAATTTTAATCGTAGACGATGCAGCATTTATGAGAATGATGGTGAAAGACATCCTTACTAAGAATGGATTTGAAGTCGTCGGAGAAGCTCAAGATGGCGCCCAAGCAGTTGAGAAATACAAAGAACTTACTCCAGACCTTGTAACGATGGACATCACGATGCCTGAAATGGATGGAATTGCCGCTTTGAAAGAAATCAAAGCGATGAATCCAGATGCTAAGATCATTATGTGTAGTGCGATGGGACAGCAGGCAATGGTCATTGACGCGATTCAAGCTGGTGCAAAGGACTTTATTGTGAAGCCTTTCCAAGCAGACCGTGTAATTGAGGCTATTACAAAGGCATTAAGCTAA
- a CDS encoding flagellar biosynthetic protein FliO, which translates to MNKKAHILVFTLLLFFVGQIEVSASPSAETCFENPNSEQCQENAGEEGSEEPSSSVTEEPTSLGMDIVRSLFALLFVILLIYLLLKWVNKRNKLFKPARTIENLGGISLGQNKSIQIVRIGKRVYSVGVGDSIELLTEITDEETIEELVKSDGTEEPMFKNVMSTIKSNKKSKTHTNTSQSSPSSIQFQQLFKNELDNLQQHRKELIQQHKKKEDSHE; encoded by the coding sequence ATGAACAAGAAGGCACACATCTTAGTATTCACACTACTGCTCTTCTTTGTGGGGCAGATTGAGGTTTCCGCCTCTCCAAGTGCTGAGACGTGTTTTGAGAATCCCAATTCAGAACAATGCCAAGAAAATGCAGGTGAAGAAGGTTCAGAAGAGCCTTCTTCCTCTGTTACGGAAGAACCCACATCACTAGGAATGGACATCGTTCGTTCCTTATTTGCTTTACTCTTTGTCATATTATTAATCTATCTATTGCTGAAATGGGTGAACAAGCGAAATAAACTCTTTAAACCCGCTCGTACGATAGAGAATTTAGGTGGGATTTCGCTTGGACAGAACAAATCTATCCAAATTGTAAGAATTGGAAAGCGCGTTTACTCGGTAGGGGTAGGAGATTCAATTGAATTATTGACGGAGATTACAGATGAAGAAACGATTGAGGAACTAGTCAAATCTGATGGAACAGAAGAGCCTATGTTTAAGAACGTCATGAGTACAATTAAATCGAATAAGAAATCAAAGACTCATACCAACACATCCCAATCATCTCCTTCAAGCATTCAATTTCAACAACTCTTTAAAAATGAATTGGACAACTTGCAACAACATCGCAAAGAACTGATCCAACAGCATAAGAAGAAAGAGGATTCACATGAATGA
- the fliP gene encoding flagellar type III secretion system pore protein FliP (The bacterial flagellar biogenesis protein FliP forms a type III secretion system (T3SS)-type pore required for flagellar assembly.) yields the protein MNEFIGMFSESDPQSVSTSVQLLLLLTVLSLAPSILILMTSFTRIVIVLSFVRTSLATQTMPPNQVLVGLALFLTFFVMAPTFNEVNEEALQPLFNEEITLDEAYERAATPMKEFMSKHTREKDLALFMNYAGMERPETIQDVPLTTLVPAFAISELKTAFQMGFMIFIPFLVIDMAVASVLMSMGMMMLPPVMISLPFKILLFVLVDGWYLVTHSLLQGF from the coding sequence ATGAATGAATTTATAGGCATGTTCTCAGAATCTGATCCCCAATCGGTGTCCACTTCTGTCCAACTGCTTCTATTACTAACGGTCTTGTCCCTTGCTCCAAGCATTCTTATTCTTATGACAAGCTTTACCCGAATTGTAATTGTATTGAGTTTCGTTCGAACCTCTCTAGCAACACAAACGATGCCACCTAACCAAGTTCTAGTAGGACTAGCATTGTTTCTAACCTTCTTCGTCATGGCGCCTACGTTCAATGAGGTGAATGAAGAAGCGTTGCAGCCTTTATTTAATGAAGAAATTACGCTCGATGAAGCGTATGAGCGGGCAGCTACACCAATGAAAGAATTTATGTCCAAGCATACGAGGGAGAAAGATTTAGCTTTATTTATGAATTATGCAGGTATGGAACGTCCGGAGACAATTCAAGATGTACCGTTGACCACACTCGTGCCGGCGTTTGCTATTAGTGAACTGAAGACGGCCTTCCAAATGGGATTTATGATCTTTATTCCATTCCTAGTGATCGACATGGCTGTTGCGAGTGTCTTAATGTCCATGGGGATGATGATGCTCCCTCCTGTCATGATTTCACTACCATTTAAAATATTGTTGTTCGTTCTTGTAGATGGGTGGTACTTGGTTACCCATTCTCTATTACAAGGGTTCTAG
- the fliQ gene encoding flagellar biosynthesis protein FliQ: MTSEFVISTAEKGIYTVLLVTGPLLILALGVGLLVSIFQATTQIQEQTLAFVPKIVAVMLGMVFFGPWMLSHMLQFATDIFSNLNMFVG; this comes from the coding sequence ATGACGAGTGAATTTGTCATTTCAACAGCAGAAAAGGGAATTTATACGGTATTGCTCGTAACTGGACCTCTCCTTATTCTAGCTCTTGGAGTTGGGTTACTTGTATCCATATTTCAGGCTACAACCCAAATTCAAGAACAAACGTTGGCGTTCGTGCCTAAGATTGTAGCTGTAATGCTTGGGATGGTCTTTTTCGGTCCGTGGATGCTATCTCATATGTTGCAGTTCGCAACAGATATCTTCTCGAACTTAAACATGTTTGTAGGGTAG
- the fliR gene encoding flagellar biosynthetic protein FliR has protein sequence MFSFIALNTLPAFLLIFVRVTAFFVTLPIFSYRNVPTPHKIGLSFFLAWIMFYTIDLPPIQLNGTFYMLVIKEALVGLCVGFIAYLVLAAIQVAGGFIDFQMGFAVANVIDPRTGAQSPLIGQYLNTITLLFLLVVDAHHLFIQGMFFSYEAIPLDQVVLPFSNESFAEMIMRTFTTMFAIAFQMAIPIVGCLFLVDVALGIIARTVPQLNVFVVGLPLKIFVSFVVLIVSFTFYTILAKKLFETMLEAMWTLMRLMGGA, from the coding sequence ATGTTTTCGTTTATTGCTTTAAATACCTTACCAGCATTCTTACTCATATTTGTCCGTGTGACGGCATTCTTTGTCACGTTGCCTATTTTCTCCTATCGTAATGTGCCAACCCCTCATAAGATTGGATTAAGTTTTTTTCTAGCTTGGATTATGTTCTACACGATTGACCTTCCTCCAATACAACTGAATGGCACCTTCTACATGCTCGTAATTAAAGAGGCGCTTGTTGGTTTGTGTGTTGGTTTCATAGCCTATCTTGTCTTAGCTGCGATTCAGGTAGCAGGTGGATTTATTGATTTTCAAATGGGCTTTGCGGTAGCGAACGTCATTGACCCACGTACAGGTGCACAAAGTCCACTAATCGGACAATATTTAAACACAATTACGTTGCTGTTCCTCCTCGTCGTTGATGCACATCATTTGTTCATTCAAGGAATGTTCTTCAGCTATGAAGCCATACCACTCGACCAAGTCGTTCTGCCGTTTTCGAACGAATCGTTTGCAGAGATGATTATGCGTACATTTACTACAATGTTTGCTATTGCCTTTCAGATGGCCATACCGATAGTCGGGTGCTTGTTTCTAGTTGATGTTGCCTTAGGGATAATTGCAAGAACGGTTCCGCAGTTAAACGTCTTTGTCGTTGGGTTGCCATTGAAGATTTTTGTGAGCTTTGTTGTTCTTATTGTATCGTTTACGTTCTACACCATCCTTGCGAAGAAGCTGTTTGAGACGATGCTTGAAGCGATGTGGACACTCATGCGATTAATGGGAGGAGCTTAA
- the flhB gene encoding flagellar biosynthesis protein FlhB, whose amino-acid sequence MNWLSLDLQYFAGEKTEKATPKKREDTRKKGQVAKSQDITTSLLMLAVFILFIAIGGYLKERFIGILEHSFNENMGVTLTEESTHKILVDMTVMTATTIAPVMGIAVLAGVAANYMQIGFLFSTEPLKVQLNKLNPIEGAKKIFSARALVELLKSLLKIALVGTITFTIIWMRRSDMMETSQKGIDASLAFFSETTITMGIAASLGLLFISVIDYTYQRYDHEKNIRMSKHDIKDEYKNSEGDPQIKSKIKERQRQMSMQRMMSEVPEADVVITNPTHYAIAIKYDEKKADAPYVVAKGVDYVAQRIKEVANNHDVVMVENRPLARGLYDTVEINETIDEQFYQAVAEVLAYVYRVQKKA is encoded by the coding sequence ATGAATTGGCTTTCTTTAGACCTGCAATACTTCGCAGGCGAAAAAACAGAAAAAGCGACTCCTAAGAAGCGTGAAGACACGCGTAAAAAGGGGCAGGTTGCAAAGAGTCAAGACATTACCACGTCCTTGCTTATGCTTGCGGTCTTTATACTCTTTATCGCAATTGGAGGGTATCTGAAAGAACGATTTATCGGGATACTTGAACATAGCTTCAATGAGAATATGGGAGTAACCTTAACAGAAGAAAGTACTCACAAGATCTTAGTCGATATGACGGTGATGACAGCAACGACAATCGCCCCAGTGATGGGCATTGCTGTGCTCGCTGGTGTCGCTGCCAATTATATGCAGATTGGTTTTCTCTTCTCTACTGAACCGTTAAAGGTACAGTTAAACAAGCTGAATCCAATTGAAGGGGCGAAGAAGATTTTCTCTGCACGTGCACTGGTGGAGTTATTGAAATCACTGCTAAAGATTGCGCTTGTTGGAACGATTACCTTTACAATTATTTGGATGAGAAGAAGCGATATGATGGAGACCTCCCAAAAAGGCATTGATGCTAGCTTGGCCTTTTTCAGTGAAACGACAATTACGATGGGGATTGCAGCCTCACTTGGACTATTGTTCATTTCAGTCATTGATTATACGTATCAACGGTATGATCATGAGAAGAATATTCGGATGTCGAAGCATGACATTAAAGATGAGTACAAAAATTCTGAGGGAGATCCTCAAATTAAATCAAAGATTAAAGAACGGCAACGACAAATGTCCATGCAGAGGATGATGAGTGAAGTACCAGAAGCGGATGTGGTCATCACGAACCCGACCCACTATGCAATTGCAATTAAATACGATGAGAAGAAAGCAGATGCACCATACGTAGTGGCGAAGGGCGTGGATTACGTTGCCCAGCGAATAAAAGAAGTAGCGAACAATCATGATGTGGTTATGGTAGAGAACCGACCACTCGCAAGAGGACTGTACGATACAGTAGAAATTAACGAAACAATTGATGAACAGTTTTACCAAGCGGTAGCGGAAGTGCTCGCTTACGTATACCGTGTACAGAAAAAAGCTTAA